The Ananas comosus cultivar F153 linkage group 6, ASM154086v1, whole genome shotgun sequence genome segment CAGACGCCGTGTTCGCGCggcgccgctgctgctgcttctggaTCCCGTGGACGGGGCGCCGGCCCGCGGAGGCGTCGTCGACGGTGGAGTGGTGGGAGCGGATCCAGGGCTCGGAGAGGCTCGGCGATGGGCGGCGATCGCCTTCGTCTTCGTCGGCGGAggggtggtggtggaggtgggGGGTCAGAGCGACGATGAAGGTGCGGGAGTGGTCGGAGCTCGTGGCGGGTCCCCGGTGGAAGACCTTCATACGGCGCTTCAATCGAAACCCTAgacacggcggcggcggcggcggcggcggcggagatgggTTTGCTAGGTTCGGATCTGGGAGGTTCCAGTACGATCCGCTCAGCTACGCGCTCAACTTCGACG includes the following:
- the LOC109711802 gene encoding uncharacterized protein LOC109711802, with the translated sequence METEAYAGPLDDAAAADAVFARRRCCCFWIPWTGRRPAEASSTVEWWERIQGSERLGDGRRSPSSSSAEGWWWRWGVRATMKVREWSELVAGPRWKTFIRRFNRNPRHGGGGGGGGGDGFARFGSGRFQYDPLSYALNFDEGHGWSPEGDYSGYRDFSARFAAPPASAKGSMDLGGRDAPPLFGAASAAARS